A genome region from Tolypothrix sp. PCC 7712 includes the following:
- a CDS encoding EAL domain-containing protein, producing the protein MPEHEREKIRHLLVVKDLQGQRTIPLQDATYSLGRDSRNAIVLRSRSVSRQHAILLRVTIPETDQYGFRIIDGDFKGKKSTNGVFVNGNKCFSHNLQNGDVIAFGNNQVHAKYYAISNISEKAFSESITVEDISSFLSEQANPVNPFETLISPDSTFEGASETVLARLASFPELIPNPIIEMDIEGNVIYLNPAASVKFPNLREFGEKHPVLSGLLNTIKNRDANSENSFVREVEVGTEIFEQSIHYLAESDLIRTFIVRDITEQKQAAAELRQRDRLLQAVAESANYLLVEMNYQNGIEKALTMMGEAAQVDRAYFFRNHIHPITGELAFSLKFEWTGSNIEPSLEHWQNLSYQSSELASWYSTLSRGESIMGLTQEFPIDEQQILARDGIQSIFLVPLRLEEKLWGYVGLADCSKERRWSRHEESTLLTMAASINAAWQRQQVEEKIRFQALHDLLTGLPNRLLFNELLDKALPNATRTYDSLAVMFLDLDRFKVINDTLGHTLGDTLLKSVAQRLRDCLRAGDTIARWGGDEFTILLPQINHLDEVTQVSQRILQALENCFEIEGHELYVSASLGIALLNEDSPDAETLIQHADAALYYAKDAGRNNYQFYTTALSIKTPELLTLEKSLRFALERDEFMVYYQPRVNIITGKISGMEALLRWQHPEMGLVAPSVFIPLAEESGLIVPIGEWVLRTACKQNKAWQDAGFTPLTVAVNLSLKQFRQPNLVEILNNILKETGLQPKFLELEITESIAIEDLEFTRNVLDALQEMGVYLSIDDFGTGHSSLSRLQLLPLHHLKIDKSFIQELTRDDKVAHIIKAIVVLGQNLGLRLTAEGVEKAEELEFLKSINCEDVQGYLFYRPVAADKATEILIKEKNKYTEAQ; encoded by the coding sequence ATGCCAGAACATGAACGGGAAAAAATACGTCACCTTTTGGTTGTCAAAGACTTACAAGGGCAACGCACCATCCCTCTTCAAGATGCTACTTATTCGCTAGGACGAGATTCGAGAAACGCTATTGTCCTACGTTCGCGCTCCGTATCCAGGCAACACGCCATTTTATTAAGAGTAACGATTCCCGAAACCGATCAATATGGGTTTCGGATTATTGATGGTGATTTTAAAGGTAAAAAAAGTACTAATGGCGTATTTGTCAATGGCAACAAATGCTTCTCGCATAATCTGCAAAATGGAGATGTAATTGCATTTGGTAATAACCAAGTTCATGCCAAATATTATGCTATTTCTAATATTTCCGAAAAAGCATTTTCGGAATCGATTACAGTAGAAGATATATCTAGCTTTTTATCCGAACAAGCCAATCCAGTTAATCCTTTTGAAACTTTAATTTCGCCAGATTCTACTTTTGAGGGAGCTAGCGAAACTGTACTTGCACGCCTAGCATCTTTTCCCGAACTCATTCCTAATCCCATTATTGAAATGGATATAGAGGGAAATGTCATTTATTTAAATCCGGCTGCATCTGTCAAGTTTCCTAACCTGCGGGAATTTGGGGAAAAACATCCAGTATTATCAGGATTGCTCAATACAATTAAGAATCGAGATGCCAATTCTGAAAATTCTTTTGTGCGCGAGGTAGAAGTTGGCACAGAAATTTTTGAACAATCTATTCATTATCTGGCAGAAAGTGATTTAATTAGAACTTTTATAGTTAGGGATATTACCGAGCAAAAACAAGCCGCAGCCGAATTGCGTCAGCGAGACAGGCTACTACAAGCAGTTGCCGAATCGGCCAATTATTTGCTGGTGGAAATGAACTATCAGAACGGGATTGAGAAAGCTCTAACTATGATGGGTGAAGCTGCTCAAGTAGACCGTGCTTATTTCTTTAGAAATCATATCCACCCAATTACAGGGGAATTAGCATTCAGCCTCAAGTTTGAATGGACGGGCTCAAACATAGAACCATCATTAGAACATTGGCAGAATCTCTCTTATCAATCTTCTGAATTGGCCAGTTGGTACAGCACACTCTCACGTGGCGAGTCGATTATGGGACTGACTCAAGAATTTCCCATTGATGAACAACAAATTTTGGCTCGCGATGGTATTCAATCTATCTTCCTAGTACCTCTGCGTCTGGAGGAAAAGTTGTGGGGTTATGTAGGCTTGGCAGACTGTTCAAAAGAGCGTCGCTGGTCAAGGCATGAAGAATCCACGCTGTTAACTATGGCAGCTAGTATTAATGCCGCTTGGCAACGTCAGCAAGTCGAAGAAAAGATTCGCTTCCAAGCGCTACATGATTTACTGACAGGATTACCCAACCGCCTGCTGTTTAACGAATTACTCGATAAAGCTTTACCTAACGCAACTCGCACTTATGACAGTCTAGCTGTCATGTTCCTCGATCTAGACCGTTTCAAGGTAATCAATGATACTTTGGGTCATACATTAGGGGATACTCTGTTAAAATCTGTGGCTCAACGCTTGAGAGATTGTCTAAGAGCAGGGGATACCATTGCCCGTTGGGGGGGAGATGAATTCACGATTTTACTACCTCAAATTAATCATCTTGACGAAGTCACACAAGTATCTCAAAGAATTCTACAAGCCTTAGAAAATTGCTTTGAAATTGAGGGACACGAACTTTATGTGAGTGCGAGTCTGGGGATTGCTCTGCTGAATGAAGATAGTCCTGATGCGGAAACCCTCATACAGCACGCGGATGCCGCTTTGTATTACGCAAAAGATGCAGGTAGAAATAACTACCAATTTTACACCACAGCTCTATCTATCAAAACACCCGAACTCCTAACTTTAGAGAAGAGTTTGCGTTTTGCTCTAGAGCGGGATGAATTTATGGTGTATTATCAGCCTCGAGTTAATATTATCACCGGAAAAATTTCTGGCATGGAAGCTCTTTTACGCTGGCAACATCCAGAAATGGGACTAGTAGCGCCTAGCGTGTTTATTCCCCTGGCGGAAGAAAGCGGATTAATTGTCCCCATTGGCGAATGGGTACTCAGGACAGCTTGTAAGCAAAATAAAGCTTGGCAAGATGCTGGATTTACTCCTTTGACAGTTGCTGTTAATCTCTCTCTTAAACAGTTTCGTCAACCTAATCTAGTGGAAATTTTAAATAATATCTTAAAAGAGACAGGTCTACAACCCAAATTTTTAGAGTTAGAAATTACAGAATCAATTGCAATTGAAGATTTAGAGTTTACGCGAAATGTGTTGGATGCTCTCCAAGAGATGGGTGTCTACCTCTCCATCGACGATTTTGGTACAGGTCATTCTTCCCTTTCTCGCCTACAACTTTTACCCTTACATCATTTAAAAATTGATAAGTCTTTTATCCAAGAGTTAACCAGAGATGATAAGGTAGCTCATATTATCAAAGCAATAGTGGTATTAGGGCAGAATTTAGGATTAAGGTTGACAGCTGAAGGCGTAGAAAAAGCTGAAGAATTAGAATTCTTGAAATCTATCAATTGTGAAGATGTACAAGGTTATCTTTTCTACCGTCCGGTTGCTGCCGATAAAGCCACAGAAATACTTATAAAAGAGAAAAATAAGTATACTGAAGCTCAGTAA
- a CDS encoding WD40 repeat domain-containing protein, which produces MQMDWISLLKAQQADFLNRVKKLKINDLSILKSHVKNCHSEIMTIWGEPLAKLQKLSCQQAEILAKNPPPTPPEYPEPPDWTIPFPQHFQQQAEDYILREQIVEQVMVERLGKLVKKVSQDTISHIALDDEGNLRGESKFSYLLAANQKLTIQVYAADGESFNGIKKNKIKWSVTQEDIKKHHVLIFLCLLYPQSSQLGDEKQVVLTGFLPTEQVVCNEPKIFVTPTDLLYAGGLSWYLESLVGKKDVALVVKERAIAPKIDTIPSEHPLKSIVGDWEYWQTLQGHTRGINCLAYSARIPTANMNSCDLNRKPPILASGSRGETKLWDLTRGELIETLSEAPWVVSGLVDEVNSLAFSTDGQTLASVGADSTIKIWHVGALDLIDILHKHHGVVRCVAFTPDGRMLATGGDDRKILFWDLMKRQVAIALSLDDTAAHSLALSQDGQILVTGSYRKIKVWCTSHLAEVSNLQDVPPLYNLMGHSHIVRSLTISADGKLLVSGSRDQTIKIWHLETGELINTLKGHRDEVCTITLSPDEQIIASGSADKTIKLWHLATGELLGTFTGHTDTVTAVAFTASGEMLVSGSLDKTIKIWQRS; this is translated from the coding sequence ATGCAGATGGATTGGATTAGCTTACTCAAAGCTCAACAAGCTGACTTCCTTAACCGCGTCAAAAAACTAAAAATAAATGACTTATCTATACTGAAAAGTCATGTGAAAAATTGTCATAGTGAAATTATGACAATTTGGGGTGAGCCATTGGCAAAACTGCAAAAGTTGTCTTGTCAACAAGCAGAAATTCTGGCCAAAAATCCACCGCCAACACCACCTGAATATCCAGAACCGCCTGATTGGACAATCCCTTTTCCGCAACACTTTCAACAGCAGGCGGAAGATTATATTTTGCGGGAGCAAATTGTTGAGCAGGTAATGGTGGAACGCCTTGGTAAGTTGGTAAAAAAAGTGTCGCAAGACACTATTAGCCACATAGCTTTAGATGATGAGGGCAATTTACGGGGTGAGAGTAAATTTTCTTATTTGCTTGCAGCTAACCAAAAATTGACTATTCAAGTTTATGCTGCCGATGGAGAAAGTTTTAATGGGATTAAGAAAAATAAGATTAAGTGGTCAGTTACTCAAGAGGATATAAAAAAGCATCATGTATTAATTTTTCTTTGCTTGTTGTATCCGCAAAGTAGTCAATTAGGCGACGAAAAACAAGTAGTACTTACTGGGTTTTTGCCTACAGAGCAGGTGGTATGTAATGAACCAAAAATCTTCGTTACACCGACTGACTTGTTGTATGCAGGGGGATTAAGTTGGTATTTAGAATCACTAGTAGGCAAAAAAGATGTAGCCCTAGTGGTCAAAGAAAGAGCGATCGCACCTAAAATTGACACTATCCCATCTGAACATCCCCTGAAGAGTATCGTAGGTGACTGGGAATACTGGCAAACCTTGCAAGGGCACACGAGAGGAATTAATTGCCTGGCTTATTCTGCGAGAATACCCACAGCCAACATGAATAGCTGTGACCTCAATAGAAAGCCTCCCATATTAGCCAGTGGTAGCCGTGGTGAAACAAAACTCTGGGATTTAACTAGAGGTGAACTAATCGAGACATTGTCAGAAGCGCCTTGGGTGGTATCTGGATTAGTCGATGAAGTGAATTCTTTAGCCTTTAGTACCGATGGACAGACTTTAGCCAGCGTTGGTGCTGATTCTACAATCAAGATATGGCACGTAGGTGCATTAGATTTAATCGATATTTTACACAAACATCATGGCGTAGTGAGATGCGTAGCTTTTACCCCAGATGGCAGAATGCTAGCTACTGGTGGCGATGACAGAAAAATCCTATTTTGGGATTTGATGAAGCGACAAGTAGCGATCGCTCTTTCATTAGATGATACCGCAGCCCATTCTCTCGCCCTCAGCCAAGATGGGCAAATTCTCGTCACAGGTAGCTATCGCAAAATCAAAGTTTGGTGTACTTCTCATTTAGCTGAGGTAAGCAATTTGCAGGATGTGCCACCACTCTACAACCTCATGGGCCATTCTCATATTGTGCGTTCCCTAACTATTAGTGCTGATGGTAAGCTACTCGTTAGCGGTAGCCGGGATCAGACAATCAAAATTTGGCATTTAGAAACCGGAGAATTAATTAATACTCTCAAGGGACATAGAGATGAAGTCTGCACAATCACCTTAAGTCCTGATGAGCAAATTATTGCCAGTGGGAGTGCAGATAAAACTATCAAGTTATGGCATTTAGCAACGGGAGAACTCCTAGGCACTTTTACCGGACATACTGACACAGTCACCGCAGTAGCGTTCACAGCTTCTGGCGAAATGTTGGTAAGTGGGAGTTTAGATAAGACGATTAAAATTTGGCAACGAAGTTAA